From the Quercus lobata isolate SW786 chromosome 6, ValleyOak3.0 Primary Assembly, whole genome shotgun sequence genome, one window contains:
- the LOC115949866 gene encoding uncharacterized protein LOC115949866, which translates to MSSPEADEVLFAYIAVAPHAVSLVLIRDDDEVQRLVYYVSKSLHETEVRYLPLKKAILAVMHATKKLPHYFQAHMVIVLTQLPLRAVLRSADYIGRIAMWSALLGAFDIKYMPKSSVKGQVLADLVAEFAEPSVETIAEKKDMDGKSVGTISAGETLRWRVYVDGVANQRGSGIGLVLISPDGIAIEKSLRLGFSATNNKAEYEALLQGMTVVQKLGGRVMEAFSDSKLVVGQVMGELEARDARMQEYLGRVKRLQLNFESFNLTHVSRSVNTHADSLATLATSSAHDLPRMILVKDLVQASPIRRDPAQVHQIRKNPSWMDPIKNFLKDDTLPEGKLEAEKIRRNAPWFWLSEEHKLYRRSYSGPYLLSRTSGSIAASLESLTGTPLPPTPKEMDKLRP; encoded by the exons atgtctagccctgaggcagacgagGTACTATTTGCATACATAGCCGTAGCCCCtcatgctgtaagcctggtactgatacgggatgacgACGAGGTACAACGACTAGTGTACTACGTGAGTAAATCACTACATGAGACCGAAGTGCGATACTTACCATTGAAGAAAGCGATTCTTGCAGTAATGCATGCCACAAAgaagctccctcattactttcaaGCACACATGGTCATCGTTCTAACCCAGCTCCCCCTTCGAGCGGTGCTTCGAAGTGCCGACTACAtcggaaggatcgccatgtggagtgcactTTTGGGAgcttttgatattaaatatatgcccaaATCCTCTGTCAAAGGTCAAGTCCTCGCGGACTTAGTCGCAGAATTCGCTGAACCCTCTGTAGAAACAATAGccgagaagaaagacatggatggaaaatcggttggcacaatTTCAGCAGGGGAAACCTTGCGTTGGAgggtctacgtggatggcgtGGCCAACCAAAGAGGATCCGGAATTGGGCTAGTTTTAATATCGCCCGACGGTATTGCCATCGAGAAATCATTGAGACTCGGGTTCTCAGCTACAAACAACAAGGctgaatacgaagccttacttcaagggatgacggtGGTTCAAAAATTGGGCGGAAGGGTAAtggaagcgttctcggactccaaaTTGGTCGTTggccaagtgatgggtgagttgGAAGCTAGAGATGCTAGAATGCAAGAATATCTCGGACGAGTCAAACGCCTACAGTTgaattttgaatccttcaatctgacgcacgTTTCCAGGAGTGtgaacacccatgcagactcgctggccactctcgccacgtcctcagCGCATGatctgccgcgaatgatcctTGTCAAAGATCTAGTCCAGGCGAGTCCCATTAGAAGAGACCCGGCTCAGGTCCATCAGATTAGAAAGAAtcccagctggatggatcctataaAGAACTTCCTCAAAGATGACACCCTACCAGAGGGAAAACTggaggccgagaagatacggaGGAATGCTCCTTGGTTCTGGTTATCGGAAGagcacaaactatatcggcgctcctactCTGGGCCGTACCTACTTT caagAACTTCAGGGAGTATTGCTGCGAGTTTGGAATCACTAACCGGTACTCCACTCCCGCctacccccaaggaaatggACAAGCTGAgaccgtga